CATGTCGCGGTGCTCGGGCACGCCGCTCTCCTCGGCGAGCGCGACCAGGAGGCGCATGGACTCGTCGGTGACCCGGTTCTTGGAGTAGTCGAGGTGGATCCCGGCGGCGTCCGCGGTGAGCCGCTCCCCGCGCCCCGGGTCGGCGGCGAACAGGTCACGGAGGTGGCGGCCCTCGATCTCGGCGTGGTGCCGCTCGAGGGCTCTCCACGCGGCGCGCTCCCGCAGCCGGGCCAGGGTCATGGCCGGCGCTCCGTCATGCCGGCTCGGCCCCGAGCCGGCCCGCCAGCGTCGGCAGGCCCTCCCCGGCGAGCCCGACGAGCCCGGCGGGGCGGCCGGTCATGGCCAGCAGCAGCGACACCGCCGGCCCGGTCACGTCGGGCCCGGTCCCCGTCGACCACTCCTGGTCGGTGGCGCGCAGGGTGAGGCCGGCGATCCGCCTCTTGGTCCCCAGCAGCAGGTTGGAGCCCTTGTAGAAGTCGGCGCTGCGGGCCACCACCTCCGCCGGATAGGCGTGGGCGATGCCGAGCGGGCGGCGGATGTCCTCGCCGTGGAGGACGCACTCGCCGATCATCGCGTCGATCGGCCCGGGGGGATGGCTGGTGGCGCTCAGCTGCGCCCGGAAGCGGCCGAGCGCGTCGGCGCCGCTGTCCCCCCGCTCGGCGACGACCTCCCTGGCCACCATCGCGTTGAAGCGGAAGCCGGAGCCGGCGAGCCGCACGAAGAACGCCGGCGGGGTGAGCTTCGCGGTCGCCGTCATGTGGGCGAGGACGTCGCGCACCGACCACCCCGTGCAGAGCGAGGGCGTCGCCCAGCGCGACTCGGGCAGAGGCTCGAGGTCGGCGGCGAGGGCGGCGCGCTCGGCGTGGATGAGCGGCCAGGGGTCCGAGGCAGCCACTGGTGTCCTCCGATGTCAGCGAGGCGTCGAAACCGCCTGTCGCATTGTGCACGGCAGCCGGCCACCGGTGTGGTGAGTTGGCTGTCACCGGCAGTCACGTCGACAGTCAGGGCTTTGATCACCGACTCCGGGTTCACCCGTGTTGACAGCGGGTTTCCCATTGCTCGACCTCGACATTCGACCATGGTTGCGTCAGCATGGGCGCGCGCTCGCGAGCGACGAGAGGGGGCCATGAGGAGGCCGACCGTGTCCGTCGAACACATCACCATGCGTGCCCGAGCCCTGCTCGGGTGCGCCGCCACCGCCGGGCTGCTCGCCGCGGCCGGTGCACTCCTGCCGCCGGCGTCGGTGCGGGGGGCCACCGACGGGTGCAGCACCACCACCGGCACCACCACCTGCAGGTACGCGACCCCCGGAGAGCACAGCCTCGCCGTGCCCCCGGGGACGGCGGTGCTGCGCATCGGCGCGACCGGCGCGGCCGGCGCCGGCGGTGCCACGGGCGGACGGGCCGGGATGGGCGGCGCCGGCGGCGCCGGGGCGGTGGTCACCGCCGACGTCCCCGCGCCTCCGGGGGTGACCACCCTCTACGTCGAGGTCGGCGGCCCCGGCGGCGCCGGCGGGCCGGCCACCGGTCACGGCGACGGGGGCGCCCCCGGGCTGAACGGCGGCAACGGTGGCGGGAGCGGCACCGGGGGCGGCGGCGGTGGAGGAGGGGGCGGCTCCGACGTCCGCACCTGCGCGGTGGCGGCCTGCTCGTCCGCGGCGTTCGGCACCGCCGCCGATCCGCGACTGCTGGTCGCCGGTGGTGGCGGCGGTGGCGGTGGCAACGGCACCGGCGGCCGCGGCGGTGCCGGCGGCAACGGGGCCGGCGCTCCCGGACCGTCGGGCGCCGTCTACCCAGGCGGCGCCGGAACCGCCGGCACCGAGAGCGGCGGGGGCGGCGGCAGCACCGCCGGAGGCTCCGCCGGCGGGTCCGGCAGCGACGCCGGAGGGGCTGGCGCCGCCCCGGGTGGCGGCTTTGGCGGCACCTATCCGTTCGGTCAGGGCGGCGGCGGAGCCGGGGGCGGCGGTCTCTTCGGTGGCGGCGGCGGTGGCGGCAGCCAGGGCGGGAGCGGCGGCGGCGGCGGGGGCGGGTCCAGCCTCGTGCGCCCCGGCGCCAGCCGTGCCACCGCCACCGTCGGGGCCGGGGCGACGCCGGCGGTGACCATCACCTTCGCGGCGCCGGCGGTGCCCAACCCCGTCACCACGACGGCCACGACGACGGCCGGCGGGGGCGTCTCGTCGACGTCCACCACCAGCAGCGCCGTCGCCACCGCATCGGGGACCGCGGGCGGGGCGTTGTCGCCACCTGCGACCGGAACTCCGCAACCCTGGGACGGGGCGGCGCTGGTCGTCGCCGGAGCCGCGGTCGTGGTGATCGCTCTCGCCCGGCGGCGCCGGCGGTAGGGAGCGCCGCTGGGATCAGCCGCCGGCATGAGCTCGGCCCATCGGTGACAATGACGGCTCATGGAGATGGAGGGCGGGGCTGACCAGGGCGCGCCGCGGGCCGCGCTGCTGGTGGTGCCCCGGCTGCGGGGCGTCATCCACCAGTACGCGTTCTTCGCCGCGCTGCTCATCGGCGCGACCCTGATCGGGGTGGCGTCCTCGGGACGTGCCCGGACGGCGGTGGCGATCTACGCCGCCGGCCTCGCCGGCTGCCTGGGGACGAGCGCGCTGTACCACCGCGGCCACTGGTCGCCCGGGGTCCGGGCATGGCTGTGCCGCCTCGACCACTCCATGATCTTCGTCCTCATCGCCGGCACCTACACGCCGGTCTGCATGCTCGCCCTCTCCGGCACCCTGGGGACGGCGATGCTCGTCACCGTCTGGGTGGGCGCCGCGGTCGGCATCGTCATGACCCTGGTCTGGTGGCGGCCACCGGCGCTCGCCGAGGTGCTGCCCTACATCGTGCTCGGCTGGGTGGCGATCGTCGCCCTGCCCCAGCTCGGCGCCGCGCTGGGATGGCTGGCGCTGCTGCTGCTGTTCGCCGGCGGCGCCCTCTACACCGTGGGGGCGGTGATCTACGGGCTGGAGCGGCCCGACCCCTTCCCGAAGGTCTTCGGCTACCACGAGATCTTCCACTGCTTCACCATCGCCGCAGCGGGCG
Above is a window of Candidatus Dormiibacterota bacterium DNA encoding:
- a CDS encoding maleylpyruvate isomerase family mycothiol-dependent enzyme, with the protein product MAASDPWPLIHAERAALAADLEPLPESRWATPSLCTGWSVRDVLAHMTATAKLTPPAFFVRLAGSGFRFNAMVAREVVAERGDSGADALGRFRAQLSATSHPPGPIDAMIGECVLHGEDIRRPLGIAHAYPAEVVARSADFYKGSNLLLGTKRRIAGLTLRATDQEWSTGTGPDVTGPAVSLLLAMTGRPAGLVGLAGEGLPTLAGRLGAEPA
- a CDS encoding hemolysin III family protein, with amino-acid sequence MEMEGGADQGAPRAALLVVPRLRGVIHQYAFFAALLIGATLIGVASSGRARTAVAIYAAGLAGCLGTSALYHRGHWSPGVRAWLCRLDHSMIFVLIAGTYTPVCMLALSGTLGTAMLVTVWVGAAVGIVMTLVWWRPPALAEVLPYIVLGWVAIVALPQLGAALGWLALLLLFAGGALYTVGAVIYGLERPDPFPKVFGYHEIFHCFTIAAAGAHLAVVTLLLARA